In the Theobroma cacao cultivar B97-61/B2 chromosome 1, Criollo_cocoa_genome_V2, whole genome shotgun sequence genome, one interval contains:
- the LOC18611442 gene encoding probable 1-deoxy-D-xylulose-5-phosphate synthase 2, chloroplastic, translated as MAVSGCLVRPSQSSAPFLRPTKPSLSRKKHFCLRASAENLDDEGSKTMITKQNDGWKIEFSRKKPATPLLDTINYPVHLKNLSTSDLEQLAAELRAEIVHSLSETGGHLSSSLGVVELTIVLHHVFNTPQDKIIWDVGHQAYAHKILTGRRSRMHTIRKTSGLAGFPKRDESVYDAFGAGHSSTSISAGLGMAVGRDLLGKTNNVVSVIGDGAMTAGLAFEAMNNAGFLNANLIVILNDNKQVSLPTATLDGPATPVGALSRALTKIQASTKFRKLREKAKGLTKQVGGQAHELAAKVDEYARGMISASGSTLFEKLGLYYIGAVDGHNIKDLISTFEKVKAIPVAGPVLIHIVTEKGKGYPPAEASADRMHSVVKFDTKTGKQFKPKSSTLSFTQFFADSLIKQAEGNEKIVAIHAAMGGGTGLNIFQKRFPDRCFDVGIAEQHAVTFAAGFAAEGFKPFCAIYSSFLQRGYDQVVHDVDLQKLPVRFAIDRAGLVGADGPSHCGAFDITYMACLPNMVVMAPSDEAELMHMVATAAAIDDRPSCFRFPRGNGIGVALPPNYEGTPLEIGRGRIIMEGNRVAILGYGFIAQQCIEAAHMLRSQDIYITVADARFCKPLDKDLIKQLAHEHEILITVEEGSIGGFGSHVSHFLSLTDILDGSLKLRAMVLPDRYIDHGSHEDQLEAAGLSARHIAAMVLFMLERPKEALQFKHK; from the exons ATGGCGGTTTCTGGGTGTTTGGTTAGACCAAGCCAATCCTCTGCACCATTTCTGAGACCCACAAAGCCAAGCCTTAGTCGCAAAAAACAT TTCTGTCTGAGAGCCTCTGCCGAAAACTTGGACGATGAGGGATCTAAAACGATGATAACGAAACAAAATGATGGCTGGAAGATCGAATTCTCCAGGAAGAAACCGGCTACGCCATTGTTGGACACCATCAACTACCCTGTTCATCTGAAGAATTTATCCACAAGC GACCTTGAACAACTGGCAGCAGAGCTTCGAGCCGAAATTGTGCACTCTCTATCAGAGACCGGTGGGCATCTTAGCTCAAGCTTGGGAGTAGTGGAGCTCACAATAGTTTTGCACCATGTATTCAACACACCtcaagataaaattatatggGATGTCGGCCATCAG GCATACGCTCATAAAATTCTGACAGGAAGAAGGTCGAGGATGCACACGATAAGAAAAACTTCAGGGCTTGCAGGCTTCCCTAAAAGGGATGAGAGTGTTTATGATGCTTTTGGTGCAGGACATAGTTCTACAAGCATATCCGCTGGACTTG GCATGGCAGTGGGAAGAGATCTTCTAGGGAAGACGAACAACGTCGTTTCAGTGATTGGAGATGGAGCCATGACTGCAGGACTTGCATTTGAGGCTATGAATAATGCAGGATTCCTTAATGCTAACCTAATTGTCATATTGAATGACAACAAACAAGTATCTCTACCAACTGCAACTCTAGATGGTCCTGCGACCCCTGTTGGAGCTCTCAGCAGGGCTTTAACCAAGATTCAAGCAAGCACCAAGTTCCGCAAACTTCGTGAAAAAGCAAAA GGCCTCACTAAACAAGTTGGTGGACAAGCACATGAACTTGCAGCAAAGGTAGATGAGTATGCAAGAGGAATGATCAGTGCTTCTGGCTCCACCCTGTTTGAGAAGTTAGGGCTATATTACATTGGTGCAGTTGATGGACACAATATTAAAGATTTAATATCGACCTTTGAAAAGGTGAAAGCCATACCTGTCGCAGGGCCAGTCCTAATCCATATCGTGACAGAGAAAGGAAAGGGCTATCCCCCAGCTGAGGCATCCGCTGATAGAATGCATA GTGTTGTAAAGTTTGACACAAAAACAGGCAAGCAATTTAAGCCCAAATCCTCTACACTGTCATTTACACAGTTCTTTGCTGACTCGCTCATAAAACAAGCTGAGGGTAATGAAAAGATTGTAGCCATCCACGCAGCTATGGGTGGCGGAACAGGTCTGAATATCTTCCAGAAAAGGTTCCCAGACCGCTGCTTTGATGTAGGGATTGCCGAGCAACATGCAGTTACTTTTGCAGCTGGTTTTGCCGCTGAGGGTTTCAAGCCATTTTGTGCCATCTACTCATCATTCTTGCAACGAGGGTATGATCAG GTGGTGCATGATGTGGATCTTCAAAAATTACCTGTCCGCTTTGCAATAGATCGAGCTGGTTTGGTTGGTGCAGATGGACCGTCCCACTGTGGGGCATTTGATATCACGTACATGGCTTGCTTGCCCAACATGGTGGTAATGGCCCCATCTGATGAGGCTGAGCTTATGCATATGGTTGCAACAGCAGCAGCCATTGATGACAGACCCAGCTGCTTCAGGTTCCCCAGGGGAAATGGTATTGGAGTAGCTCTTCCACCTAATTACGAAGGAACTCCTCTTGAG ATTGGGAGAGGCAGAATTATCATGGAAGGCAATAGAGTAGCTATTTTGGGATATGGCTTTATAGCTCAACAATGTATTGAAGCAGCACACATGCTCAGATCTCAAGACATTTATATAACAGTAGCTGACGCAAGATTTTGCAAGCCTCTAGATAAAGATCTCATCAAGCAACTAGCACATGAGCATGAGATTCTTATTACTGTTGAAGAGGGTTCTATTGGAGGTTTTGGCTCACATGTTTCACATTTCCTGAGCTTGACGGATATTTTGGATGGATCTCTTAag TTGAGAGCAATGGTGCTTCCTGATAGATATATTGATCATGGATCACACGAAGATCAGTTAGAAGCAGCAGGGCTTTCCGCAAGACATATCGCTGCAATGGTCCTATTTATGCTAGAAAGGCCAAAAGAAGCCCTGCAGTTCAAGCACAAGTAA
- the LOC18611443 gene encoding KH domain-containing protein HEN4 isoform X2 codes for MQNPYNRRRGRQGPPVTIVPLPGEVSFRIICHVSSIGGVIGNSGAVVSQLRRETSSRIHCEEPVRGSAHRVILIVGSGSVERRFSLGEGEECDVSCAQEAMVRVFQRVWEVEAEREWGNACDGEDEEAYCGVLADTTQIGAVVGRGGNNIVRMRAETGAKIRILPPPPCGRKNDELIQITGGTLAVKKALVAVSGCLQACPPLDRESTPMSVPTEKPSRGTSPEPHIEFFPHLSSLLPPMSANSVSASSNATFSSMDADGDSNLDSNGTQKEVVFRMLCSNGAAGAIIGKKGAIVRALQNQTGASIMFASPVTESGERVVTISALENLESWYSPAQNAVVLVFARSVEADIGKGLPSGLSKGSAVTVRLLVAKNLVSCLNDKGGRVLSEIVEVTGADVQILDGDLTLDHSPEDVVQITGEYKSVQNAIFQVTSRLRHNLLPPEVLNEMRVRNCYGKVSDTGVPQAYQPTSLSSDTDQGPNLAQRTQPGLSDNTAGPLPFKLQPQQLQTTGNGCTVATQDAERGSTTFGGSLDLERSLDFLLPREVLNEVGGRSPCKGGSETTSGLLQSLGLSLDSDQENALTRAVGNLGLSNSVGCPPKSPLLETVRRGHGLANAEGTGGLELESKKSAVVKNTSVEIVVPEDVFGSIYGKHGCNLARLKEISGAKVEVHDPSPGDSEGIVFISGTPDQTLIAQSLLQAFIQANQ; via the exons ATGCAAAACCCCTACAACCGTCGGAGGGGACGCCAAGGCCCACCTGTAACGATCGTTCCCTTACCAGGCGAGGTGTCATTTCGTATTATCTGCCACGTGTCATCCATCGGAGGAGTCATCGGGAACTCCGGCGCCGTTGTTTCTCAACTTCGCCGCGAGACTTCCTCTCGAATCCACTGCGAGGAACCGGTTCGCGGGTCGGCACACCGGGTTATATTGATAGTCGGGTCGGGATCGGTTGAGAGGCGGTTTAGTTTGGGTGAGGGAGAAGAATGTGACGTGTCGTGTGCTCAGGAAGCGATGGTTAGGGTTTTCCAGCGCGTGTGGGAAGTGGAAGCTGAGAGAGAGTGGGGAAACGCGTGTGATGGGGAGGACGAAGAAGCTTACTGTGGGGTGCTGGCTGATACGACACAGATTGGTGCCGTTGTGGGGAGAGGAGGGAACAATATTGTGAGAATGAGGGCGGAGACTGGAGCTAAGATTAGGATTTTGCCGCCGCCGCCATGCGGAAGAAAAAACGATGAGTTAATTCAG ATAACTGGTGGCACTTTGGCTGTCAAGAAAGCTCTGGTTGCTGTATCTGGCTGCCTTCAAGCTTGCCCACCTTTGGACAGAGAGTCAACACCTATGAGTGTTCCTACTGAGAAACCTTCACGTGGGACCTCCCCTGAGCCACACATAGAATTTTTTCCACACCTTAGTTCGCTGTTGCCACCTATGTCAGCAAATTCTGTGAGTGCATCATCAAATGCCACCTTTTCATCTATGGATGCTGATGGAGATTCCAACCTAGATTCAAATGGTACACAAAAAGAAGTAGTCTTTAGGATGCTCTGTTCCAATGGTGCTGCTGGGGCCATAATTGGTAAGAAGGGGGCCATAGTCAGAGCTTTACAAAATCAAACAGGTGCTTCTATAATGTTTGCATCCCCAGTAACCGAGTCTGGTGAGCGTGTTGTCACCATTTCTGCATTGGAG AACCTTGAATCATGGTATTCTCCTGCACAAAATGCTGTTGTTCTTGTATTTGCAAGATCAGTTGAGGCTGACATTGGAAAAGGACTTCCATCAGGCCTGAGTAAGGGTTCTGCTGTAACTGTTAGGCTTCTGGTTGCAAAAAACCTAGTCAGCTGCTTGAACGACAAAGGAGGCAGGGTACTTTCTGAGATTGTAGAAGTCACTGGTGCTGATGTACAAATATTAGATGGAGACCTGACGCTGGATCATTCTCCAGAGGATGTAGTGCAG ATTACTGGTGAGTATAAAAGCGTGCAGAATGCGATCTTTCAAGTAACTAGTAGGCTAAGGCATAATCTCTTGCCACCTGAAGTGCTTAATGAAATGAGAGTGAGGAACTGTTATGGGAAAGTAAGCGATACAGGTGTTCCTCAAGCGTACCAGCCAACAAGCTTATCATCAGATACTGATCAAGGACCTAATTTAGCTCAAAGAACGCAACCTGGGCTCTCAGACAATACTGCTGGTCCTCTTCCATTCAAATTGCAGCCACAACAG TTGCAGACTACAGGAAATGGGTGTACAGTTGCCACCCAAGATGCAGAGAGAGGCTCAACTACCTTTGGAGGGAGTTTAGACCTTGAGAGGTCACTGGATTTTCTTCTTCCACGTGAAGTGCTCAATGAAGTGGGAGGAAGGAGCCCCTGCAAAGGAGGGAGTGAGACTACTTCTGGCTTGCTTCAATCATTAGGCTTGTCTCTTGATTCTGATCAAGAGAATGCTTTAACAAGAGCAGTGGGTAATCTTGGGCTCTCTAACAGTGTAGGCTGTCCACCGAAATCTCCACTATTAGAG ACTGTGAGAAGAGGACATGGGCTGGCCAATGCAGAGGGTACAGGTGGTCTTGAACTTGAAAG TAAGAAGTCTGCTGTTGTGAAAAATACAAGTGTAGAGATTGTAGTTCCTGAAGATGTTTTTGGCTCCATTTATGGTAAACATGGCTGCAACCTTGCTCGTCTCAAAGAG ATTTCAGGTGCAAAAGTCGAAGTTCATGATCCAAGTCCTGGTGATAGTGAGGGGATAGTTTTTATATCAGGGACTCCAGATCAAACCCTGATAGCACAAAGCTTGCTTCAAGCGTTCATTCAAGCCAACCAGTAA
- the LOC18611443 gene encoding KH domain-containing protein HEN4 isoform X4, with protein MQNPYNRRRGRQGPPVTIVPLPGEVSFRIICHVSSIGGVIGNSGAVVSQLRRETSSRIHCEEPVRGSAHRVILIVGSGSVERRFSLGEGEECDVSCAQEAMVRVFQRVWEVEAEREWGNACDGEDEEAYCGVLADTTQIGAVVGRGGNNIVRMRAETGAKIRILPPPPCGRKNDELIQITGGTLAVKKALVAVSGCLQACPPLDRESTPMSVPTEKPSRGTSPEPHIEFFPHLSSLLPPMSANSVSASSNATFSSMDADGDSNLDSNGTQKEVVFRMLCSNGAAGAIIGKKGAIVRALQNQTGASIMFASPVTESGERVVTISALEITGEYKSVQNAIFQVTSRLRHNLLPPEVLNEMRVRNCYGKVSDTGVPQAYQPTSLSSDTDQGPNLAQRTQPGLSDNTAGPLPFKLQPQQLQTTGNGCTVATQDAERGSTTFGGSLDLERSLDFLLPREVLNEVGGRSPCKGGSETTSGLLQSLGLSLDSDQENALTRAVGNLGLSNSVGCPPKSPLLETVRRGHGLANAEGTGGLELESSKKSAVVKNTSVEIVVPEDVFGSIYGKHGCNLARLKEISGAKVEVHDPSPGDSEGIVFISGTPDQTLIAQSLLQAFIQANQ; from the exons ATGCAAAACCCCTACAACCGTCGGAGGGGACGCCAAGGCCCACCTGTAACGATCGTTCCCTTACCAGGCGAGGTGTCATTTCGTATTATCTGCCACGTGTCATCCATCGGAGGAGTCATCGGGAACTCCGGCGCCGTTGTTTCTCAACTTCGCCGCGAGACTTCCTCTCGAATCCACTGCGAGGAACCGGTTCGCGGGTCGGCACACCGGGTTATATTGATAGTCGGGTCGGGATCGGTTGAGAGGCGGTTTAGTTTGGGTGAGGGAGAAGAATGTGACGTGTCGTGTGCTCAGGAAGCGATGGTTAGGGTTTTCCAGCGCGTGTGGGAAGTGGAAGCTGAGAGAGAGTGGGGAAACGCGTGTGATGGGGAGGACGAAGAAGCTTACTGTGGGGTGCTGGCTGATACGACACAGATTGGTGCCGTTGTGGGGAGAGGAGGGAACAATATTGTGAGAATGAGGGCGGAGACTGGAGCTAAGATTAGGATTTTGCCGCCGCCGCCATGCGGAAGAAAAAACGATGAGTTAATTCAG ATAACTGGTGGCACTTTGGCTGTCAAGAAAGCTCTGGTTGCTGTATCTGGCTGCCTTCAAGCTTGCCCACCTTTGGACAGAGAGTCAACACCTATGAGTGTTCCTACTGAGAAACCTTCACGTGGGACCTCCCCTGAGCCACACATAGAATTTTTTCCACACCTTAGTTCGCTGTTGCCACCTATGTCAGCAAATTCTGTGAGTGCATCATCAAATGCCACCTTTTCATCTATGGATGCTGATGGAGATTCCAACCTAGATTCAAATGGTACACAAAAAGAAGTAGTCTTTAGGATGCTCTGTTCCAATGGTGCTGCTGGGGCCATAATTGGTAAGAAGGGGGCCATAGTCAGAGCTTTACAAAATCAAACAGGTGCTTCTATAATGTTTGCATCCCCAGTAACCGAGTCTGGTGAGCGTGTTGTCACCATTTCTGCATTGGAG ATTACTGGTGAGTATAAAAGCGTGCAGAATGCGATCTTTCAAGTAACTAGTAGGCTAAGGCATAATCTCTTGCCACCTGAAGTGCTTAATGAAATGAGAGTGAGGAACTGTTATGGGAAAGTAAGCGATACAGGTGTTCCTCAAGCGTACCAGCCAACAAGCTTATCATCAGATACTGATCAAGGACCTAATTTAGCTCAAAGAACGCAACCTGGGCTCTCAGACAATACTGCTGGTCCTCTTCCATTCAAATTGCAGCCACAACAG TTGCAGACTACAGGAAATGGGTGTACAGTTGCCACCCAAGATGCAGAGAGAGGCTCAACTACCTTTGGAGGGAGTTTAGACCTTGAGAGGTCACTGGATTTTCTTCTTCCACGTGAAGTGCTCAATGAAGTGGGAGGAAGGAGCCCCTGCAAAGGAGGGAGTGAGACTACTTCTGGCTTGCTTCAATCATTAGGCTTGTCTCTTGATTCTGATCAAGAGAATGCTTTAACAAGAGCAGTGGGTAATCTTGGGCTCTCTAACAGTGTAGGCTGTCCACCGAAATCTCCACTATTAGAG ACTGTGAGAAGAGGACATGGGCTGGCCAATGCAGAGGGTACAGGTGGTCTTGAACTTGAAAG CAGTAAGAAGTCTGCTGTTGTGAAAAATACAAGTGTAGAGATTGTAGTTCCTGAAGATGTTTTTGGCTCCATTTATGGTAAACATGGCTGCAACCTTGCTCGTCTCAAAGAG ATTTCAGGTGCAAAAGTCGAAGTTCATGATCCAAGTCCTGGTGATAGTGAGGGGATAGTTTTTATATCAGGGACTCCAGATCAAACCCTGATAGCACAAAGCTTGCTTCAAGCGTTCATTCAAGCCAACCAGTAA
- the LOC18611443 gene encoding KH domain-containing protein HEN4 isoform X3, giving the protein MQNPYNRRRGRQGPPVTIVPLPGEVSFRIICHVSSIGGVIGNSGAVVSQLRRETSSRIHCEEPVRGSAHRVILIVGSGSVERRFSLGEGEECDVSCAQEAMVRVFQRVWEVEAEREWGNACDGEDEEAYCGVLADTTQIGAVVGRGGNNIVRMRAETGAKIRILPPPPCGRKNDELIQITGGTLAVKKALVAVSGCLQACPPLDRESTPMSVPTEKPSRGTSPEPHIEFFPHLSSLLPPMSANSVSASSNATFSSMDADGDSNLDSNGTQKEVVFRMLCSNGAAGAIIGKKGAIVRALQNQTGASIMFASPVTESGERVVTISALENLESWYSPAQNAVVLVFARSVEADIGKGLPSGLSKGSAVTVRLLVAKNLVSCLNDKGGRVLSEIVEVTGADVQILDGDLTLDHSPEDVVQITGEYKSVQNAIFQVTSRLRHNLLPPEVLNEMRVRNCYGKVSDTGVPQAYQPTSLSSDTDQGPNLAQRTQPGLSDNTAGPLPFKLQPQQTTGNGCTVATQDAERGSTTFGGSLDLERSLDFLLPREVLNEVGGRSPCKGGSETTSGLLQSLGLSLDSDQENALTRAVGNLGLSNSVGCPPKSPLLETVRRGHGLANAEGTGGLELESSKKSAVVKNTSVEIVVPEDVFGSIYGKHGCNLARLKEISGAKVEVHDPSPGDSEGIVFISGTPDQTLIAQSLLQAFIQANQ; this is encoded by the exons ATGCAAAACCCCTACAACCGTCGGAGGGGACGCCAAGGCCCACCTGTAACGATCGTTCCCTTACCAGGCGAGGTGTCATTTCGTATTATCTGCCACGTGTCATCCATCGGAGGAGTCATCGGGAACTCCGGCGCCGTTGTTTCTCAACTTCGCCGCGAGACTTCCTCTCGAATCCACTGCGAGGAACCGGTTCGCGGGTCGGCACACCGGGTTATATTGATAGTCGGGTCGGGATCGGTTGAGAGGCGGTTTAGTTTGGGTGAGGGAGAAGAATGTGACGTGTCGTGTGCTCAGGAAGCGATGGTTAGGGTTTTCCAGCGCGTGTGGGAAGTGGAAGCTGAGAGAGAGTGGGGAAACGCGTGTGATGGGGAGGACGAAGAAGCTTACTGTGGGGTGCTGGCTGATACGACACAGATTGGTGCCGTTGTGGGGAGAGGAGGGAACAATATTGTGAGAATGAGGGCGGAGACTGGAGCTAAGATTAGGATTTTGCCGCCGCCGCCATGCGGAAGAAAAAACGATGAGTTAATTCAG ATAACTGGTGGCACTTTGGCTGTCAAGAAAGCTCTGGTTGCTGTATCTGGCTGCCTTCAAGCTTGCCCACCTTTGGACAGAGAGTCAACACCTATGAGTGTTCCTACTGAGAAACCTTCACGTGGGACCTCCCCTGAGCCACACATAGAATTTTTTCCACACCTTAGTTCGCTGTTGCCACCTATGTCAGCAAATTCTGTGAGTGCATCATCAAATGCCACCTTTTCATCTATGGATGCTGATGGAGATTCCAACCTAGATTCAAATGGTACACAAAAAGAAGTAGTCTTTAGGATGCTCTGTTCCAATGGTGCTGCTGGGGCCATAATTGGTAAGAAGGGGGCCATAGTCAGAGCTTTACAAAATCAAACAGGTGCTTCTATAATGTTTGCATCCCCAGTAACCGAGTCTGGTGAGCGTGTTGTCACCATTTCTGCATTGGAG AACCTTGAATCATGGTATTCTCCTGCACAAAATGCTGTTGTTCTTGTATTTGCAAGATCAGTTGAGGCTGACATTGGAAAAGGACTTCCATCAGGCCTGAGTAAGGGTTCTGCTGTAACTGTTAGGCTTCTGGTTGCAAAAAACCTAGTCAGCTGCTTGAACGACAAAGGAGGCAGGGTACTTTCTGAGATTGTAGAAGTCACTGGTGCTGATGTACAAATATTAGATGGAGACCTGACGCTGGATCATTCTCCAGAGGATGTAGTGCAG ATTACTGGTGAGTATAAAAGCGTGCAGAATGCGATCTTTCAAGTAACTAGTAGGCTAAGGCATAATCTCTTGCCACCTGAAGTGCTTAATGAAATGAGAGTGAGGAACTGTTATGGGAAAGTAAGCGATACAGGTGTTCCTCAAGCGTACCAGCCAACAAGCTTATCATCAGATACTGATCAAGGACCTAATTTAGCTCAAAGAACGCAACCTGGGCTCTCAGACAATACTGCTGGTCCTCTTCCATTCAAATTGCAGCCACAACAG ACTACAGGAAATGGGTGTACAGTTGCCACCCAAGATGCAGAGAGAGGCTCAACTACCTTTGGAGGGAGTTTAGACCTTGAGAGGTCACTGGATTTTCTTCTTCCACGTGAAGTGCTCAATGAAGTGGGAGGAAGGAGCCCCTGCAAAGGAGGGAGTGAGACTACTTCTGGCTTGCTTCAATCATTAGGCTTGTCTCTTGATTCTGATCAAGAGAATGCTTTAACAAGAGCAGTGGGTAATCTTGGGCTCTCTAACAGTGTAGGCTGTCCACCGAAATCTCCACTATTAGAG ACTGTGAGAAGAGGACATGGGCTGGCCAATGCAGAGGGTACAGGTGGTCTTGAACTTGAAAG CAGTAAGAAGTCTGCTGTTGTGAAAAATACAAGTGTAGAGATTGTAGTTCCTGAAGATGTTTTTGGCTCCATTTATGGTAAACATGGCTGCAACCTTGCTCGTCTCAAAGAG ATTTCAGGTGCAAAAGTCGAAGTTCATGATCCAAGTCCTGGTGATAGTGAGGGGATAGTTTTTATATCAGGGACTCCAGATCAAACCCTGATAGCACAAAGCTTGCTTCAAGCGTTCATTCAAGCCAACCAGTAA
- the LOC18611443 gene encoding KH domain-containing protein HEN4 isoform X1, with amino-acid sequence MQNPYNRRRGRQGPPVTIVPLPGEVSFRIICHVSSIGGVIGNSGAVVSQLRRETSSRIHCEEPVRGSAHRVILIVGSGSVERRFSLGEGEECDVSCAQEAMVRVFQRVWEVEAEREWGNACDGEDEEAYCGVLADTTQIGAVVGRGGNNIVRMRAETGAKIRILPPPPCGRKNDELIQITGGTLAVKKALVAVSGCLQACPPLDRESTPMSVPTEKPSRGTSPEPHIEFFPHLSSLLPPMSANSVSASSNATFSSMDADGDSNLDSNGTQKEVVFRMLCSNGAAGAIIGKKGAIVRALQNQTGASIMFASPVTESGERVVTISALENLESWYSPAQNAVVLVFARSVEADIGKGLPSGLSKGSAVTVRLLVAKNLVSCLNDKGGRVLSEIVEVTGADVQILDGDLTLDHSPEDVVQITGEYKSVQNAIFQVTSRLRHNLLPPEVLNEMRVRNCYGKVSDTGVPQAYQPTSLSSDTDQGPNLAQRTQPGLSDNTAGPLPFKLQPQQLQTTGNGCTVATQDAERGSTTFGGSLDLERSLDFLLPREVLNEVGGRSPCKGGSETTSGLLQSLGLSLDSDQENALTRAVGNLGLSNSVGCPPKSPLLETVRRGHGLANAEGTGGLELESSKKSAVVKNTSVEIVVPEDVFGSIYGKHGCNLARLKEISGAKVEVHDPSPGDSEGIVFISGTPDQTLIAQSLLQAFIQANQ; translated from the exons ATGCAAAACCCCTACAACCGTCGGAGGGGACGCCAAGGCCCACCTGTAACGATCGTTCCCTTACCAGGCGAGGTGTCATTTCGTATTATCTGCCACGTGTCATCCATCGGAGGAGTCATCGGGAACTCCGGCGCCGTTGTTTCTCAACTTCGCCGCGAGACTTCCTCTCGAATCCACTGCGAGGAACCGGTTCGCGGGTCGGCACACCGGGTTATATTGATAGTCGGGTCGGGATCGGTTGAGAGGCGGTTTAGTTTGGGTGAGGGAGAAGAATGTGACGTGTCGTGTGCTCAGGAAGCGATGGTTAGGGTTTTCCAGCGCGTGTGGGAAGTGGAAGCTGAGAGAGAGTGGGGAAACGCGTGTGATGGGGAGGACGAAGAAGCTTACTGTGGGGTGCTGGCTGATACGACACAGATTGGTGCCGTTGTGGGGAGAGGAGGGAACAATATTGTGAGAATGAGGGCGGAGACTGGAGCTAAGATTAGGATTTTGCCGCCGCCGCCATGCGGAAGAAAAAACGATGAGTTAATTCAG ATAACTGGTGGCACTTTGGCTGTCAAGAAAGCTCTGGTTGCTGTATCTGGCTGCCTTCAAGCTTGCCCACCTTTGGACAGAGAGTCAACACCTATGAGTGTTCCTACTGAGAAACCTTCACGTGGGACCTCCCCTGAGCCACACATAGAATTTTTTCCACACCTTAGTTCGCTGTTGCCACCTATGTCAGCAAATTCTGTGAGTGCATCATCAAATGCCACCTTTTCATCTATGGATGCTGATGGAGATTCCAACCTAGATTCAAATGGTACACAAAAAGAAGTAGTCTTTAGGATGCTCTGTTCCAATGGTGCTGCTGGGGCCATAATTGGTAAGAAGGGGGCCATAGTCAGAGCTTTACAAAATCAAACAGGTGCTTCTATAATGTTTGCATCCCCAGTAACCGAGTCTGGTGAGCGTGTTGTCACCATTTCTGCATTGGAG AACCTTGAATCATGGTATTCTCCTGCACAAAATGCTGTTGTTCTTGTATTTGCAAGATCAGTTGAGGCTGACATTGGAAAAGGACTTCCATCAGGCCTGAGTAAGGGTTCTGCTGTAACTGTTAGGCTTCTGGTTGCAAAAAACCTAGTCAGCTGCTTGAACGACAAAGGAGGCAGGGTACTTTCTGAGATTGTAGAAGTCACTGGTGCTGATGTACAAATATTAGATGGAGACCTGACGCTGGATCATTCTCCAGAGGATGTAGTGCAG ATTACTGGTGAGTATAAAAGCGTGCAGAATGCGATCTTTCAAGTAACTAGTAGGCTAAGGCATAATCTCTTGCCACCTGAAGTGCTTAATGAAATGAGAGTGAGGAACTGTTATGGGAAAGTAAGCGATACAGGTGTTCCTCAAGCGTACCAGCCAACAAGCTTATCATCAGATACTGATCAAGGACCTAATTTAGCTCAAAGAACGCAACCTGGGCTCTCAGACAATACTGCTGGTCCTCTTCCATTCAAATTGCAGCCACAACAG TTGCAGACTACAGGAAATGGGTGTACAGTTGCCACCCAAGATGCAGAGAGAGGCTCAACTACCTTTGGAGGGAGTTTAGACCTTGAGAGGTCACTGGATTTTCTTCTTCCACGTGAAGTGCTCAATGAAGTGGGAGGAAGGAGCCCCTGCAAAGGAGGGAGTGAGACTACTTCTGGCTTGCTTCAATCATTAGGCTTGTCTCTTGATTCTGATCAAGAGAATGCTTTAACAAGAGCAGTGGGTAATCTTGGGCTCTCTAACAGTGTAGGCTGTCCACCGAAATCTCCACTATTAGAG ACTGTGAGAAGAGGACATGGGCTGGCCAATGCAGAGGGTACAGGTGGTCTTGAACTTGAAAG CAGTAAGAAGTCTGCTGTTGTGAAAAATACAAGTGTAGAGATTGTAGTTCCTGAAGATGTTTTTGGCTCCATTTATGGTAAACATGGCTGCAACCTTGCTCGTCTCAAAGAG ATTTCAGGTGCAAAAGTCGAAGTTCATGATCCAAGTCCTGGTGATAGTGAGGGGATAGTTTTTATATCAGGGACTCCAGATCAAACCCTGATAGCACAAAGCTTGCTTCAAGCGTTCATTCAAGCCAACCAGTAA